A single window of bacterium DNA harbors:
- a CDS encoding recombinase family protein: MRFVSVTQQFNTTCSIGRLTLNILLSLARFEREIVLERTRDKIFAARRKGEWVGGMPVLRYDVNPKSGRLIVNEGGSVPVRGISPLCLEHKALIPVVQEIERRGWKNK, encoded by the coding sequence GTGCGCTTCGTCTCGGTCACCCAGCAGTTCAACACAACCTGTTCCATTGGGCGTCTCACCTTGAACATCCTTTTATCCCTTGCCCGGTTCGAGCGGGAGATCGTCTTGGAGCGCACCCGCGACAAAATATTCGCCGCCCGGCGCAAGGGCGAGTGGGTCGGTGGAATGCCGGTTCTCAGATATGACGTGAACCCGAAAAGCGGAAGGCTGATCGTCAACGAGGGCGGCTCAGTGCCGGTTCGGGGGATATCCCCGCTCTGCCTGGAACACAAAGCCTTGATCCCTGTCGTTCAGGAAATCGAACGGCGCGGCTGGAAAAACAAGTAG
- a CDS encoding FG-GAP-like repeat-containing protein, producing MQCKRSKNILPIVLWMFILLALPLYGQPWHTQVLYHDNLDNPNSKAIGTMQNTDGVFISGKGWQAVASTSKLFITLPAELPWEGSLEVDVTNFDPAEQADDPEIKYHCINIWSRPEADKDAYETQASWTQIRTSGHDKYSDGDGRAGFKWLTQTHGSGDDSREEDYYLLNKDWDKSKTYTFRIVWTADRAFLYLNNVLLGDYYRNRTYHNFSGRLEPFRYIFLGKENLIWGYEAQIGPIYSNLTIYGPDGSTPPPPPPPPDTTEVPDPSGKGFTDVTAYSLTGGYSSSGYGQGSSFGDLDKDGRIDLFVSNGTSYGPMPDLLYMNEGDGTFSEEAAARGTISRGLTKAILLADLDNDADLDAFFGNVPLAAGDPAGINALYLNNGDGFFNESGAAAGLRQTVRTSNGSVAFDMEGDGDLDLFIVNSGEFNELYENDGNGHFTLVLRGVEGSVEDTQFVGRQGATSGDIDNDGDIDLYICRRQESTSQPAPNWLFINDGQGHFTEEAASRGAAIDGRSHGATFADIDNDGDLDLFVVNYLLTSGNVPLLNVLINDGTGHFIDRSSTYNLPVSGYTAAFGDMDNDADLDLLLLRNGEKDAGAKPQLFWNDGSGRFTLAENCGVEVSAADARSAALADVDQDGDLDIYMACAKGANHLVRNDLDNGYNWIDILCTGPGGDLGGIGSKVILYEAGHLGEAGFIIGYQEVGSQFGYMSQNPVLLHFGLGTRATCDVRVILTDKQTIDIEGAAARQLLQPAAAEPARIPTMSKGSGDGQVLTPGQEFANDFTARIMDQHGLPFVNQPVLFEVLEGGGHLRGKTRLEIFSDDEGYASVHWTPGPYKGVANLLKASAWLDGAEIAGSPLTFFYPAADLSAIFSSVIASSPIYGDGSAKSDIVATLRNSSGQPLGAGYTVELFASGSGYVLSVADTLTDAQGRVMATLSASQPGEYVVHARVKGIGSTLADSAVVTALPVVVPNQPPQIYTYFPTENPVYGQYYTPLRFALTTVHDADGDSLHYLWRINDVVASTDSQMILYPTIEMGQVYLVTALVMDKEDTARVDWRVLVALTGVEEEAAFPTALRLQQNYPNPFNPSTTITVEVPEAMEASLAIFNSRGQRVRLLQQGLLAPGVISWNWDARDDSGHPLPSGIYHAVLRRGQEVQIRRLLFMK from the coding sequence ATGCAGTGTAAACGATCCAAAAATATACTCCCGATAGTTCTCTGGATGTTTATCCTCCTGGCACTGCCGCTTTATGGACAGCCCTGGCACACCCAGGTGCTCTATCATGATAATCTCGACAACCCTAACTCCAAAGCCATCGGTACAATGCAGAACACGGACGGGGTCTTTATTTCGGGCAAGGGCTGGCAGGCCGTCGCCTCCACCAGTAAACTTTTCATTACCCTGCCCGCTGAACTGCCCTGGGAGGGTTCGCTTGAGGTCGACGTGACCAATTTTGACCCCGCGGAGCAGGCGGATGATCCAGAGATCAAGTATCACTGCATCAACATCTGGTCACGGCCGGAGGCGGACAAGGATGCTTATGAGACCCAGGCCTCCTGGACCCAGATCCGCACCTCCGGACATGACAAGTACAGTGACGGTGACGGGCGCGCGGGCTTTAAATGGCTCACCCAGACCCATGGCTCGGGGGATGACTCCCGCGAGGAGGACTATTACCTCTTGAACAAGGATTGGGACAAATCCAAAACCTACACTTTTCGTATCGTCTGGACTGCCGACAGGGCCTTTCTCTACCTGAACAATGTCCTTCTTGGCGACTACTACAGAAACCGGACCTACCATAACTTTTCCGGCCGACTGGAACCCTTCCGCTATATCTTCCTCGGCAAGGAGAACCTGATTTGGGGGTATGAAGCCCAGATCGGTCCGATCTATTCCAATTTGACCATCTATGGACCGGACGGCAGCACTCCTCCTCCTCCACCGCCACCCCCCGATACCACCGAAGTGCCTGATCCCTCGGGCAAGGGCTTTACCGATGTGACTGCCTATTCCCTCACCGGCGGCTATTCCTCCTCGGGCTACGGTCAGGGCAGCTCCTTTGGTGATCTGGACAAGGACGGCCGGATCGACCTTTTCGTCAGCAACGGCACCAGCTACGGCCCCATGCCTGACCTGCTCTACATGAACGAGGGGGATGGAACCTTTAGCGAAGAAGCTGCCGCACGCGGAACGATCAGCCGGGGATTGACCAAAGCGATCCTGCTGGCTGACCTCGACAATGACGCGGATCTGGACGCCTTTTTCGGGAATGTCCCCCTCGCAGCGGGCGATCCGGCCGGCATCAACGCCCTCTATCTCAACAATGGCGACGGCTTTTTCAACGAGAGCGGTGCGGCGGCCGGCCTGCGGCAGACGGTGAGAACATCCAACGGCAGCGTGGCTTTCGATATGGAGGGGGATGGCGATCTCGATCTCTTCATCGTCAACTCCGGTGAGTTCAACGAACTCTATGAGAATGACGGCAACGGCCACTTTACCCTCGTGTTGCGCGGGGTCGAGGGAAGCGTAGAGGATACCCAATTTGTCGGGCGTCAGGGCGCAACCTCCGGCGATATCGACAATGACGGCGATATCGACCTCTATATCTGCCGGCGTCAGGAATCGACCAGTCAGCCGGCGCCCAACTGGCTCTTCATCAATGACGGACAAGGCCACTTCACAGAAGAGGCGGCGTCGCGCGGAGCCGCAATCGACGGCCGCTCCCACGGCGCCACTTTCGCGGATATTGACAATGACGGCGATCTCGACCTCTTCGTCGTCAACTATCTTCTGACCTCAGGAAATGTGCCCCTGCTCAACGTCCTGATCAACGACGGCACCGGTCACTTCATCGACCGCTCGTCGACCTACAATCTGCCTGTCAGCGGCTATACCGCTGCCTTTGGCGATATGGACAACGATGCTGACCTCGATCTGCTTCTTCTGCGTAATGGCGAAAAAGATGCCGGCGCCAAACCGCAGCTCTTCTGGAACGACGGCAGCGGGAGATTCACCCTCGCCGAAAACTGCGGCGTGGAGGTCTCGGCCGCTGATGCGCGCAGCGCGGCGCTGGCCGATGTGGACCAGGACGGCGATCTCGACATCTATATGGCCTGCGCCAAAGGGGCTAACCATCTCGTACGCAATGACCTCGACAACGGTTATAACTGGATCGATATCCTTTGCACTGGCCCTGGCGGCGATCTGGGCGGCATCGGCTCGAAAGTGATCCTCTATGAAGCGGGCCACCTCGGCGAAGCCGGATTTATCATCGGCTACCAGGAGGTGGGCAGCCAGTTCGGCTATATGAGCCAGAACCCGGTCCTGCTCCATTTCGGGCTCGGCACCCGCGCCACCTGCGACGTTCGCGTCATCCTGACCGATAAGCAGACGATCGATATCGAAGGCGCGGCCGCCCGCCAGCTTTTACAGCCTGCGGCCGCGGAGCCGGCACGCATCCCGACCATGAGCAAGGGGTCGGGCGACGGTCAGGTTCTCACTCCAGGCCAGGAGTTTGCGAATGATTTCACCGCCCGCATCATGGATCAGCACGGTCTTCCGTTCGTCAACCAACCGGTTCTCTTTGAGGTGCTCGAGGGAGGAGGCCACCTTCGCGGTAAGACGCGTCTGGAAATCTTTTCCGACGATGAGGGTTATGCCAGCGTCCACTGGACCCCCGGCCCCTACAAGGGGGTTGCCAATCTTCTCAAGGCCTCCGCATGGCTGGACGGCGCAGAGATCGCCGGATCACCGCTCACTTTCTTCTACCCGGCCGCCGACCTGAGCGCGATTTTCTCGAGTGTCATTGCCTCCTCGCCCATCTATGGAGACGGGAGCGCCAAGTCGGATATCGTCGCTACCCTGCGCAACAGCAGCGGCCAGCCCCTCGGCGCGGGCTATACGGTCGAACTGTTTGCGAGCGGCAGCGGTTATGTTCTGAGTGTCGCCGATACCCTGACCGATGCCCAGGGCCGCGTCATGGCCACCCTTTCAGCTTCGCAGCCGGGCGAATACGTCGTTCATGCCCGGGTCAAGGGGATCGGCAGCACCCTGGCCGACAGCGCGGTGGTCACAGCCCTGCCGGTGGTGGTGCCCAATCAGCCGCCGCAGATTTACACCTATTTCCCGACCGAGAATCCGGTTTACGGCCAGTACTACACTCCCCTCCGTTTCGCGCTGACGACTGTCCACGACGCTGACGGCGATTCCCTGCACTACCTCTGGCGGATCAATGATGTCGTCGCCTCCACAGACAGCCAGATGATACTCTATCCGACGATCGAGATGGGACAGGTCTATTTGGTCACCGCTCTGGTGATGGACAAGGAGGACACCGCCCGCGTCGATTGGCGGGTGCTGGTCGCTCTCACCGGAGTGGAGGAGGAAGCCGCTTTTCCCACCGCTCTGCGCCTGCAGCAAAACTATCCCAACCCATTCAACCCCTCTACTACTATTACAGTCGAGGTGCCGGAGGCGATGGAGGCCAGCCTTGCGATCTTTAACAGCCGCGGGCAGAGGGTGCGCCTGCTCCAACAGGGTCTCCTTGCCCCAGGGGTGATAAGCTGGAATTGGGATGCCCGGGATGACTCCGGGCATCCTCTGCCGAGCGGGATATACCACGCTGTGTTGCGGAGAGGGCAGGAGGTGCAAATCCGCCGGTTGCTCTTTATGAAATAA